GCGCGAACCTCGCCTTCGGTAAGCATCTGTTGCGTAGATACGAACCGATATTTAAATAACTTCGCTATCTCGCAACGAGTATGACTGACTCAGCTGAGGTTGCTGGGTGAGCAACACGATGAAGGCCCTCGGCCGTTCACGGGCGGCGCGCCGCCCGTTAGCTCGGGAGAGCCTGCTTTCCCGGTGACCGAGACGGCCTCGCCCTTTCTGAGTCCGCCAGGGCAGTAGTTGGGTCGCTGAGTGTCGCGGCTGGGTGGACAGGTGTGTCCGTTATGGCCCGCACCGCTCGCCGCGTTCCGCCCTCCGCGTCGCTCGCGACCGACCATTCCGGGCGTGCGGGCGCTCTCCGCACCGCCCGCGCCCGTTCCGGGCTAAAATGCATGTGCCCTCGGCGCCAGCGGGTATCCCCGTCGGTTGCGCCCCTTGCGGGCTTTCGCGTTCCAGCGCTTGGTGCCGCCTGCGCTGTCGCGCGCCACACCGCGGCGCGCGTTCTCGGCGACAGTCGCCCTGGACACGGACCCGCACATCGGGCCGGACACGAGCGGGCATATCCCGCTGGCCGCTCGCTCCGGGCGGGTCGGCGCGCGGTGCTGGTTGAGTGGCCTCCCTATGGCGCGCTCTCGCTCGCGCCCCAAGGGGCGCTCGCGAAGGCGCGAGCGAGAGCGCGCAGACGAGTCTGTCGGTCGTTGTCGTCGAGGAAATCCGCGATGTTGTAGCATCGCGGTGTCGGGCGCTGAGCGCCTTCAGGAATCAGGGTAGATTCCAATGTCTAGTAACAACGTCACCACGGATGTAGTTTCGGTCGATGAACAGGCTTTCGAGAAACACGATGAAGGCGAGGTCGACGAGGATGGCTTCGAAGTCGTCGACGAGACCCCGGAGTTCCGGGCGACGGTCGACATGGAAGTCCAGGCCAAAGTCGATTCCAACCACCCAGACGCGCGCGTCGAGGAAGGCCCGGATCACCTGTTCGGGAAGACCCTCGAACAGGAAGAGCGCATCAAGGCACGAGAGGCCGAGTTGGAACACATCAGTGCCCAGGCAGAACTCAGTCAGCAGGAGGGGCGTGCGAAGCGGACGCGAGACATCGCAGCGAAGCGAAGCGCTGAGCGGCGTGTGAAGTTCCAGAAGCGGGCAGCGAGCGTGAATCCGATGGCTGACCCGGAGCGAGACGATCCTCGTGCAGAGCTCACGCAGGAGCAGTTGGCGGCGGTGAACAAGCAGTCGATGCGGTTGGCGGAAAAACTGGATGGCTGGTCGCGAGCAGCGATTGGCCGGCGGTTGGGTGAAGCCGTCGTCGGTGGGAAAGACCTAACGAGTGCAGTCGTCGGGGTGTTCGAGGAGTTGCAGACGGCGCCTGGGACGGTGATCCCCATTGGGAAGCTCGAGGACGTCAATCGCAAAGAGGTGAGCATCGAGGGTCGAGTCGAAGTACTCTGGGATGCGGACTCGCCGGCCATCGCTCAAGTCGGGCTGATCGCAGACGACAGTGGAAAAACGAAGGTGACGATCTGGGAGAAATCAGATGCGCCGTGGATTGAAGAGGGCGAGCAGGTGCGTATTCACAAGGTAGCCCGGAACTGGTACGAGGGGCGCGTCTCACTGGCTGTCACTGGGTGGAGCACCATTATGTTCCCTGAGCGCGGTCGGTGGTGGGAATAGCCGGTCGGCGCACCCCTTTTTTGCTGGTGTGTACGCGGTCACCGCCACCTCCCACCACCTCCACGGTCCGGGCTGCTCACGGCGCTCACGCGCCGTTTCGCGGCCGGGCTTTCGCCACCGCAGCCCTCCAGTGTCAGCGCTGTTCCGTGTGGTGTGTATGTGCCCCTGATGGGTGAGGGGCACTCCGAGAGACGCGATCCGCGTGAGTCCCCTCGTGAGTATCCATGGCAACCAGAGAGATCTACGAAACGACGTTCGACGAAGACGTCCAGACCGACTCGAATGCTACGCAGTGTCCCGAGTGTAACGGGCAAGTTACAACCAACGCGGTTGAAACCGTCTGCGAGGACTGTGGACTCGTCGTCGACGAGCAGCGGATCGACCACGGGCCAGAGTGGCGAGGGTTCGACGAAGACGAACGGGAGCGCACGGGTGCTCCGTTGACAGCGTCGCGGCACGATCGTGGGTTGTCGACGGAGATCGGCCACGGGACCGATGCGAACGGGAACGAACTCTCAGGACAGAAGCGACGGCGGCTCGCTCGGATGCGCCGTGAACAGACGCGTGGGCGGTTTCAGTCGAAAGCCGAACGCAACCTCGCACACGGGCTTAGTGAAGTCCGCCGGATCAGTAGTACGCTCGAACTATCCGAGACGATCCGTGACCAGGCCTGCCAGCTCTTCCGCAGCGCTCAGAACGAGGAACTCCTGCAGGGCCGGTCGATTGAGGCGATGGCCGCCGCGAGTGTCTACGGAGCGTGTCGGTGTAACGGGCGACCACGAACGCTCGACGACATCACCGAGTCGGCGCGCGTCGAGCAATCGCGGGTGACGAACGCATACACGACGCTGAATACGGAACTTGGCCTGCCAGCCCAACCCGTGACGCCCAGTGCGTTCGTTCCGCGGTTGGCCTCGGAGCTCGACGTCTCCGATCAAATCCGGCAGCGGGCTCGGCAGTTGGCGGAAGCATCCGAATCGACTGGGGCAACCACCGGGGTTCGGCCGTCCGGGTTCGCTGCAGCCTGTCTGTACAAAGCCGGACGCGAAGACGGGCAATGGCTCACCCAGTCGGACGTCGCTGACGTTGCGAACGTCTCGGTGGTCACCGTGCGGACCCACCGCGACACACTGGACGAACTGGCTGTCTAACGCCCACACTGCTGATTTTCGATTGTATGTCTGTAGGCTGATTGATGTGAGAGCCATTATTTAAACCCGAAGACGAAGCATGATACGGCCAGATCACTCTATGACCGACCAGTACGCCGACTACGAAGCCCTCCGACCGCTCGGCGAAGCGACCCACGTTCCCGACGATCAACTCGCCAGTAGTAGTGGCGAGCCCCGGCGGCAACGCTCTGGTGGCGTCGACGCGGGCTATCCAGACGACCCGACAGAAGGTGAGACCGAGTGCGATTCCTGTGGAGCGTCGATCCCCGCTGGCCAGTCGAAGTGCCGGTTCTGTCTCACGAACCATCTCGAAGCAGCCGACGATCAGGACACATCGACTGCCGAACAGACTCTCCTCCATATCATCCACATAGTCGTTGAGGCGTCGACGTTCTACGGCGCCGTCGGGAAGGGATCTGCTGCGGCCACCCTCCTCGCGAAGGCAGACGATGACCCAGTAGTCGATGACTGCAAGCTAATCTATGATCTCGACGAGGAACCGGCCCCACGGCTTGTCGATCAGTGGCCCTCGCTCCCCTCGGCGACACGGGTCACGTCTGAATGTGGTAATCAGCTGCTCGCGGCTGCTCGTGAGCGGACGGCGTGGAC
The sequence above is a segment of the Halorubrum trapanicum genome. Coding sequences within it:
- a CDS encoding transcription initiation factor IIB family protein codes for the protein MATREIYETTFDEDVQTDSNATQCPECNGQVTTNAVETVCEDCGLVVDEQRIDHGPEWRGFDEDERERTGAPLTASRHDRGLSTEIGHGTDANGNELSGQKRRRLARMRREQTRGRFQSKAERNLAHGLSEVRRISSTLELSETIRDQACQLFRSAQNEELLQGRSIEAMAAASVYGACRCNGRPRTLDDITESARVEQSRVTNAYTTLNTELGLPAQPVTPSAFVPRLASELDVSDQIRQRARQLAEASESTGATTGVRPSGFAAACLYKAGREDGQWLTQSDVADVANVSVVTVRTHRDTLDELAV
- a CDS encoding DNA-binding protein; the encoded protein is MSSNNVTTDVVSVDEQAFEKHDEGEVDEDGFEVVDETPEFRATVDMEVQAKVDSNHPDARVEEGPDHLFGKTLEQEERIKAREAELEHISAQAELSQQEGRAKRTRDIAAKRSAERRVKFQKRAASVNPMADPERDDPRAELTQEQLAAVNKQSMRLAEKLDGWSRAAIGRRLGEAVVGGKDLTSAVVGVFEELQTAPGTVIPIGKLEDVNRKEVSIEGRVEVLWDADSPAIAQVGLIADDSGKTKVTIWEKSDAPWIEEGEQVRIHKVARNWYEGRVSLAVTGWSTIMFPERGRWWE